The Agrococcus sp. SGAir0287 DNA window CGAGCCACGCCGCGACGTTCGCGACCGTCGCGACGCAGACCCATCCGAGGTAGAGGCCGAACGTGCCATCCACGACGACGCGCTCGACGAGGGTCGCCGGGCGCGAGCGCACGAGCACGACGAAGATCACGATGAGCGACAGCAGCAGCGCGACGATGATCACGACCGTCAGGGCGACGAGGCCCGACGTGCTCGCGAGGATCCACGCCGCGTTCAGCACGAGCGACGCGAGCGCGAGCCAGCCCATGCGACGCTGGCGGGGCTCGTCCTGATGACGGGGGAGCACCTGCCAGATGGCGTAGGCGGCCAGGCCGAGGTAGATGACCGACCAGATGGAGAACGCCGGACCGGCGGGCGCCAGCGGCGTCGCCGTCGCCGCGAACGCGCCGTCGCCGCCTTCCTGCACCTCGGTGCCGCCGAACGCGCCCGAGCCGAGCGCGGCGGCGGCGATCGTGACGGGCAGGGCGACGAGCACGACGATCGCACGGACGCGATCGGCGGTGGTGGCGGAGGTCGTGGCGGTGCTCATGCCCTCGACGGTAGCGACGGGGAGGGCCGCCGGCCGCGCGCTTGACACCCGTGCGGAGCGGTGTTAGTCAGTCGGCTGACGAATAGGCCCGCGACGACGGAGGCTAGAGGATCTGGCCGATCGGCTCGCGCTTCTCGGCCTGGAAGCGATCCTCCGTGCGGCCGTAGGCCCAGTAGCCCGAGAGCGAGAGGTCCTCGCGGCGGATGCCCTGGCGACGCACGACGTCGCGGATGGCCTTCATCGACTCGCGCTCGCCGTGCGCGAAGACCTGCGTGCGCCCGTCGGCGAACGCGTGCGCCGCGACCGCGTCGGCGAGCACGGGGGAGGTGCCCGCCGCCACGTCGTCGCCGCGGTGCAGCCACACCAGCTCGATGCCCGCGGGCCTCGGCAGCGGCAGCTCGTCGGCGGCGCCGTGCACCTCGACGTAGGCGGTGCCGACCGCCGTGGGCGCGTGCTCCGCCATCCAGGCGAGCGCCGCGCCGATGGCGGGGATGGCCGACTCGTCGCCGGCGAGCAGGTGCGCGTCGGCCGACGGATCGGGCACGTAGGCGCCGCCGGGGCCGGAGAACACGATCCGCTCGCCCGGCTGCGCCCGCGCGGCCCACGGGCCGGCGAGGCCGACGTCGCCGTGCACGACGACGTCGATCGCCACGCGCTCGGCCTCGACGACCGGCACCGAGTACGTGCGCGAGACCGGCAGCTGCTCAGGAGCGAGGGTCGCCCGCAGCTCCTCCACGTCCCACGGCGCATCGAGGTCGTGGCCGGGCTGCGTGAACCAGAGCTTCACATAGCGGTCGGTCGGAGTCGCGTCCGAGAACGCGGCGAGCCCGTCGCCACCGGCCCAGATGCGCACGATGTGCGGGGCACGCCACTCGACCGCCACCACCTCCAGCACGTGCGTCGGGCGACTGCGGCGTGCGGGCGCGGACATGGAGCTCCTCGGGTCGGGCAACCTCACCAACCTATCCGTCATGCGTCCTGCAGGCGATCCGGGGTGGTGGAGGGGAATCTTCCCTTCACCGACCCGAATCGCCTGCGATGCGCATCCCGACGCATCCACCAGGACGCGAGACGGCCCGGAGCCGAGGCTCCGGGCCGTCTCGATCGGTGCGTCGGCGCGTCAGGACACGCGGCCGGACGTCATCGCCGCCTTGACCTCGGCGATCGCCTTCGTCACCTCGATGCCGCGGGGGCACGCGTCGGTGCAGTTGAAGGTCGTGCGGCACCGCCACACGCCCTCCTTGTCGTTGAGGATGTCGAGGCGCACCTGCGAGGCCTCGTCGCGGCTGTCGAAGATGAAGCGGTGCGCGTTCACGATCGCGGCCGGACCGAAGTACTGCCCGTCGGTCCAGAACACGGGGCACGAGGTCGTGCACGCGGCGCAGAGGATGCACTTCGTCGTGTCGTCGAAGCGCTCGCGCTGCGCGATGGTCTGGTGGCGCTCCTTCTCGGGCTTGCCGGAGGCCTGCAGGAAGGGCTGGATCTCGCGGAAGGAGTCGAAGAACGGCTCCATGTCCACGATGAGGTCCTTCTCGAGCGGCAGGCCCTTGATCGCCTCGACGTAGATGGGCTTCGACGTGTCGAAGTCCTTGATGAGCGCCTTGCACGCGAGGCGGTTGCGGCCGTTGATGCGCATGGCGTCCGAGCCGCACACGCCG harbors:
- a CDS encoding TspO/MBR family protein codes for the protein MSTATTSATTADRVRAIVVLVALPVTIAAAALGSGAFGGTEVQEGGDGAFAATATPLAPAGPAFSIWSVIYLGLAAYAIWQVLPRHQDEPRQRRMGWLALASLVLNAAWILASTSGLVALTVVIIVALLLSLIVIFVVLVRSRPATLVERVVVDGTFGLYLGWVCVATVANVAAWLADMGLRPAAFDVPASIMLVVVAAVGVALAVYGKGRIAPMLSIVWGVSWLAVGRATSEPESTVVAIVAVVVAVVVAAATVALRLRSRREHGLAT
- a CDS encoding siderophore-interacting protein codes for the protein MSAPARRSRPTHVLEVVAVEWRAPHIVRIWAGGDGLAAFSDATPTDRYVKLWFTQPGHDLDAPWDVEELRATLAPEQLPVSRTYSVPVVEAERVAIDVVVHGDVGLAGPWAARAQPGERIVFSGPGGAYVPDPSADAHLLAGDESAIPAIGAALAWMAEHAPTAVGTAYVEVHGAADELPLPRPAGIELVWLHRGDDVAAGTSPVLADAVAAHAFADGRTQVFAHGERESMKAIRDVVRRQGIRREDLSLSGYWAYGRTEDRFQAEKREPIGQIL
- a CDS encoding succinate dehydrogenase iron-sulfur subunit gives rise to the protein MADPAGGAPAEEAIEEPQSFTVTLNIRRYDPEVDDEPKWVDYDVEMYPTERILDALHRIKWEQDSTLTFRRSCAHGVCGSDAMRINGRNRLACKALIKDFDTSKPIYVEAIKGLPLEKDLIVDMEPFFDSFREIQPFLQASGKPEKERHQTIAQRERFDDTTKCILCAACTTSCPVFWTDGQYFGPAAIVNAHRFIFDSRDEASQVRLDILNDKEGVWRCRTTFNCTDACPRGIEVTKAIAEVKAAMTSGRVS